ATCAAGACGTTCGGCGACGGCTCGAAGAAGGCCGACTGGGACGTCGGGATGAGCTTAGACGCCGTGACCCTGGCCGATCACGTCGACACCGTGGTGCTCTGTACCGGTGACGGCGACTTCTCGCGGCTCTGTCGACACCTGAAACACGAGGGCTGCAAGGTCGAGATCATGGCGTTTCGTGAGTCGACCGCAGAGGAACTGATCGAGGCGGCCGACACGTTCCGGGACCTCAGCGAGGACGAGGAGACGTTCCTGCTCTAGACCGGCTGCCCGGCTTCGGAGGTACCCAGAAGGAGCGTCCCCGCGGCCATGACCAGCGCCGCGACGCCAGCGACGACACCCGGGATCTGGAACTGCTGGAGCCCGGTGCCGAGAATCAGCGCCGACCCGATCAGCAGCAAGACCGCACCGATCGCGATTTTCGCCGTTCCTGATAGCATGATATCCGAGGGTATGTAATTCTCGCGTATAAATCCATCCAAAACCGCCAGTGTGGGACACGATATCCAGTGACAGTCGGCGCACGTATTGGTGTGTGGTAACTACCGACAATGAATCGCGTCGCGGGTGGAAGGTGTTTAGTCGCTGGCCCCGGAACGGCGAGGCGATGAACGACGAGGACGGGCGGACGCTCCGCCGGGTCGCGGATTACCAGTTCGGGGCGGGCGCGGGCGCGGCGCTCTTTCCCCCCGAGGAGGACCTGGAGGTCTACCGGACGAGTTCGGGCCGGCCACAGCAGGTGGTGGCGGACGCCGGTCGACTGGTCACGTACGGTGTCGATGGCCGGTTCACGCTGAGTCCGGGCGGGGCACGACGGTTGCTCGACGCGCTCGACGCGCCGACCCACAGAGTCGTCGTCGGCGAGGACAGCGATCCGTTCGTCCGCGAGGGTCGCAACGCGTTCGCGAAGTTCGTGCAGCGGGCCGATCCGGACGTTCGGCCGGGCGACGAGGTGGCCGTCGTCCGCGAGGACGATACCCTGCTCGGGGTGGGCCGCGCCGAACTCGCCGGCGAGGACATGCTCGACTTCGGGACCGGGATGGCCGTGTTCGTCCGGCACGGGGTCGAGTCCGACGGGGACGAGGCGATCGAGGAGGACTGAGTTGGTGGTTGCGGTGCGGGGCGGTGGCGGTGCTGTCGCGGTGCGGAGGCGGGGCGGATGCGGTGCGGTCGGGCACCAGCACAGCAGCGGATCGCGCGCCGCGGCGCGCGATCCGCTTTTTCGCCACCGGAAGACTCGCTTCGCTCGTCTTCCGAGCACCCGCTCACTTCGTTCGCGGGAACCACGTTTTTTGCGAGGGGGTCGCGAGTCGACCCCCTCGCGAAAAAGGTGGTCCCGAAGGGGTTTTCCGCCAGCGCCGCAACTGCCCGGGTATGTTCGGAGGAGGCGGCTTCGACCCGCAGAAGATGCAACAGATGATGGACCAGTTCGGCATCGACATCGACGAGCTCGACGCCGAGGAAGTGATCATCCGCACGGCCGACGAGGAACTCGTGTTCACCGACGCCGAAGTCCAGCGGATGGACGCCCAGGGCCAGGAGACCTACCAGGTCATCGGCACGCCCGAGACCCGCGAGGCCGGCGAAGGGTCGGCGATCGAGAGTGGTGACGACGACGGCGGGTCCGGTGGTATTCCGGACGCCGACATCGAAATCGTCGCCAACCGCGCCGGTGTGAGCGAGGACGACGCCCGCGAGGCACTCGAAGCCGAGGACGGCGACCTCGCGGCGGCCGTCGAGCGCCTGGAGTAACGTGGCGCTCCTGTTGGTCCGGGACGACCGGGAGTACCTGCTGGAGCGTGGCGAGCGCCTGGAGACGGACCTGGGAATCCTCGAGGTACCGGAGGACGCCGCGGCCGGCGAGGTCGTCACCACGCACCTCGAGGAGGCGTTCACGGTTCGAGAACTCCGGGGCCCGGACTGTTTCAACCACTTCGAGCGCACGGGCGCGCCGATGATGCCGCGCGATATCGGACTGATCATGGGCCACACCGGCGTCTCCGAGGGCGACACGGTGCTCGACGCCGGTACGGGGACAGGCGTGCTCGCGGCGTACATGGGGAGAGCGGGAGCCGACGTGGTCACCTACGAGCAGGACCCGGAGTTCGCCGATGTCGCCCGCGAGAACATGGAACTGGCCGGCGTCGACGACCGGGTCGACGTGCGGACGGGCGACGTAACCGAGGAGTTGGACGTGGGACCGGTGGACGTGGTGACCCTCGATACCGAGGACGCGCCGGCCGTCGTCGAACACGCCGCGGACCTGCTGAAACCCGGCGGGTGTCTCGCGGTCTACTCGCCGTTCGTCGAGGGGACGCGGGAGGTCGCCCGGACCGCTCGCGACGCGGGGCTGGAGGGGGTCGAGACGCTGGAGACGATCCAGCGGGAGATGGACTTCGACGACCGGGGCTCCCGGCCGTCGACGGCAGGCGTGGGTCACACCGGCTTCCTGACCTTCGCCCGTCGGGAGTGACAATGGTCGATCGACGCGATCCGAACCCGCAGGGGCTGCTCGGGGTCGTCGACGGTGCGCTCACGATGGCGACCGCGCCCGCCGTGGAGGCCGCCGCCAACCTGCTGGTGGATCTCGACGACGCGCGCCTGCGACTCCCATCGGTCGGTGGACCGGTACACATCGAGATCGAGCACCTGCGCGAGGCCGTCCGGATCGTCCGGAACGAGGGGGAGACGCTCGGGCAACTCGACGCGACGTTGCGGGCCGGCGGGTACACGGCGGAGGTGTACGTCGGGGAGACGCGGGTGGCGCTGCTGGGCGTCGGTGCCGATCCCGGACGGGTGAGCCGGTGGCTCGGTGACGGGCGAACGGAGTTGCTGGCGACCGGGGTCTGTGCGGCCGCCGTCAGGAGCCTCTAGCGGACGGACTTGACCAGCGTGAGCAGTTCTTTGCGGAAGGAATCGGGATCGATGTCGATCCCCGGAATGGAGATACCGAGGAGATCGGACAGCGACGCGGCGGGGTAGGCACCGCCGGCCAGTCGGAACTCGCCACCCGTCGACCAGACGGCGAGGTACCCCTCGACGGGTACGTCGACGACGCTGGTCTCGATGGCGGCGTCGTAGGCCTGCAGAGAGGCGCGATCGCCGGAGTCGACACGGATGCGATCGTGGCCGGCCTTCGAGATGTCGTCGAAGCCCCGTTCCTGCAGCCGCTCTCTGAACACCGAGTTGGCCTGCGTGCGGACGGTGGTGAAGACGGCTGCCGGACCGATAGTCGGCGGGAGCGTGGGGGTGAACTCCAGTCGGGTCGCGAAGAAGAAGCGCCACATCCGGTCGACGGCCCCGCCGGTGAGACTCGTTACTGTCGACCGGAGGTCGTCGTCGTCGTAGACGGCCGTGTGGCCGACGACGCGGGCGACCGGGAGCTCGAACACCGTCTCGCTCGACCTGTCGGTGACGGCCCAGCCGTCGAGGTGGTCGTCGGGCACCCGCGGGGTCCCGTCACCGCTCATTCGTCAGTGGTCGTCCTCACGCCACTTGTGTTCACACTCGGTGCAGGTGAAGAACCGCGTCTCGCTCTCGTCGGCGGCGCGGATCTGCTTCATCTCCCAGAAGGCGCGGTCGTTACCGCACTCGGGACAGCGGGCTTCGGTGGTCGGCCCCATGTCCTCGGCGTCGACCTCGGAGGTGTCGATGACCTCGCTTTCCTCCTGGGACTGGGTGGAGGTCATCGCCGCCTCCGTCTCGGCGTCACGCGGCTTTTCGTACCCGCAGCTCCCGCAGATCCACATTCCGTCGTCCGTCTTCATCATCGAACCGCACTCGTCACAGAACTCCATGTTAGCTACCAGTTACAGGATGCCCCCCTAAAACCCCCTCGGATCACACGGGACGCCACGACTATCGGCCCCGATCTGGACGCCGCGGACGGGACAACCAAGCGAAGTGGACGAAGAGGGCGGAGTGACGCGAGAGGGGCTCAGTTGTTGGCCTGCCAGTCGTCGCAGGCTTCCATATCGGACATGACCTTCGTGTGGAGGGTGCAGGCGGGCCGGATCTCACCGTCTACCCGGACGTACTGGAAGTGTTCGCAGTTGCCGCAGTAGGCGTCGGGCTGGCCGCGGGTCTCGGCGGCCTCGACGACCTCGTCGGGGACGGGTTCGGCGTCTTCCATGCCGCCCGTCTGGGCCGCCGCACCGCCGTCGCTGGCCGCCTGTGCGCCGCCGGTCGGGGTGGCGGGCTCGTCGCGGGTGTAGAGTACGTCTTCCTCGTCGTCTTCGGAGCGGTTGGTCTGGGTCTGGACCTCGCCGTCGGGGTTCTGCCCGAACAGGCCGATTCCGCCGAGTCCGGGGACGGAGCCGGTGACTTCGAGGACGCGCGTGGTGCCCTCCTCGGTCACCTCCATCCGGACCGTGCCGCCGGGGTCGGTTCGGGTCTTGAAGTTGGCGACGGCGACGAACAGACACCAGAACAGCGTGATCGTCCCGAGGAAGTAGACGACCACGACGGGCAGGGTGAGGTCCGGGCCGCTCGTCGAGCCGACCCACTCGTAGGGGTAGGCCTCGCGGAAGAGGACGACGCCGAACACCGAGAGACTCGCGCCGATCACGGCCGCCGCCCGGGCGCGCCGGGAAGCGGGGAGGACGCTGAAGCTCCCGAGGAAGGCCGCCGGCAACCCGAGTCCCGCGAGGACGCCGGCCAGTTCCCGCGCGCCGAAGGTCGTGAGGCCGAACTGATCGGCTAGCCCCGTCGTCGCGATGGCGATCGCGGCGACGACCATCGCCGCCCCGAGGCCGAACAGCGACAGCCCGAGGAATCGCCGGCGTCGACCCGCGACGCCGCCGACGCCGCCGTCGTAGACGTCCGTCAGGTTTGCCATGCGGGGCGGTACGTGACCGGTCCACAAAACAACCCGTCAGACACGCGGCAGACGAACGGGTGCGCCGCCGTCGGGCATCGCGACCGGGAGGAGAACGGCAGCGTAGCGGTCTCAGGCCCCCGCAACGGCCCGTCCGGAGCCCGTGATCCGGACGGTCGTGCTGGCGCGCTCGGCGTCCGAGGGGACGAAGATGTCGACGTCGACGGGTTTCGTGGCGCCAGGTCTGACGAGGCCGACGTCACAGGTCCGACTAATGATGGGAGCGTCGTCGGCGTCCTGCAACGTGACAGTGGCTTCCACCTCGGCTGCTTCACCCTCGTTGGTTACGCCGAGTTCGACGTGTGCGAGTTGGCTCTGGAGTGCCCTCACGTCGGCCTCGTTGCCATCCCCGTCGTAGAACGTGACGCGCTCGAGCGTGAGATGGTCGCTCCTGGAACTGATGTACCGGAAGAGTCGGTCCGAGATGTCCTCGTATATCCTGTCCCCTTCGGAGCCGTCCTCGAAGAGGGTGCCGATCGGATTGAGGTCGGCCCGCAGGTCGCTGGCGATGGTCGCACGGTTCTGCGTGTTGGTCTTCAAACGGAGGTAGTCGCTGACGAACGCGTCGAACTCACTCGGGAGGGTCCCATCGTACATGTCGGCGTAGGCCCGGAGTTCCGCGTCGAAGTTTATCAACGGTGGCAGGGGTGCAGAACGTCCCGCCTCGGGAACCCACGGCCTGGCGGCCGGCCGACGGTCGACAGCCTCCGGCGGGGCGGACGCGGCGATCCGCTCGAAGTAGCCGAGGCCGTCGAGAATCGACCCGAAGACGGCACTGAGGACGGTGACGAAGATCACGCCGGCCGTGAGCAGGTGCGAGACCGGCGGCGGGAGCGTGAACTGGAACAGCGCGATGAACACGCAGGTCACCATCCCGACGACGAGGAGGAACGAGCCGAGATTGGGGTCTCTGCCGGTGAGAAACTCGATGCTGTCGAGGAACGCCGAGTCGGCCGCCGTGTCTGGCGGTGAATCGGGTCGGTCCCCGGATCGTTCTCGCTGGCTCACTGGCCAGACACCCCCGTGACGTCGGCGTTCTTCGCCTCGGCGGCACGCCGGAGCACCTGGACGAGGTGTGAAACCCACAGGCCAGCGGTAAACCCGAACAGCGTCCCGACGGTGGTGATGCGGATGGTTTCTTCGAGCGGCGCGAACGCGACGCCGATACAGAGCACCCCGAAGATGAACATGAGGGCGTATTGGACGCGTGTCTCCCGGTTCACGCGTCGTATCTCTTCGAGCATAACGGCCATCTAGAAGCCTCGGAGCATATTAACTCTGTTGTCTGACATAAGTTGCCGAATGGATATCACAAGCTACTGTCCGATACTTCTTATATCCAGGGTAGAGGCCCTTTAGTACCATAAAAGACGATATGCAGAGGGCCGAGGAGCGGACGTTCCACCTCGACTATATTTGCTCAGATATCTTACCCTTTGTGCTCTGCACACCGTGGATCCGCTCGAGGCGTCGTGAGCAGCGACAGACCGAAGGGCCACGGTCGTGTATCTAAATCCACCCCTAACGGGATTCTCACGAACATGGTCTCGACACTCGTCGCCGTCGGACTGCTGGTGGCTGCGTTCGTCGGCTACAACATCGGCGGATCCTCGACCGGGGTGGCGTTCGGCCCCGCGGTCGGCAGTCGGATCGTACGGAAGACGACCGCGGCGGCGCTGTTCACGGCCTTCGCCTTCGTCGGCGCGTGGACTGTCGGGCGCAACGTCATCGACACCATGAGCGACGGGATCGTCCCCGCCGCGCAGTTCTCGCCCGTCGCCAGCGTCGGCGTCCTCTTTTTCACCGGACTGGCACTGCTGATCTCGAACATCTACGGCGTCCCCGCATCCACGTCGATGACTGCCGTCGGTGCCATCGTCGGCCTGGGGCTTGCGACGGGGACGCTCGACGCGGCGCTGATGTTCACCATCGTCTCGGCGTGGATCGTCGCGCCGCTGATCGGCTTCGCCGTCGGTGCCGTCATCGGCCGCTATCTCTACCCCCACCTGGACGCCCGACTCGCGTTCGGGCGGATGCGCGACCCACTCTTGCGGATCGATCGCTCCGGTGCCGTCCCGCGACCCGGGCTCAACGAGAACGCCTCTCGACGGGACCTGGTCGGCGCTGCCCTCGTCCTCGTGATCGCCTGCTACATGGGCTTTTCCGCGGGCGCTTCGAACGCCGCCAACGCGGTCGCGCCGCTGGTCGGCAACGGCTCGATCTCGATGAACCAGGGCATCCTGCTGGCGGTCGGGGCCATCGGCCTCGGCGGGTTCACCATCGCCCGACGGACGCTTGCGACCGTCGGCAACGACATCACCGACCTGCCGATCCTCGCGGCGTTGATCGTCTCGCTCGTCGGCGCGACGATCATCACCGTCCTCTCACACCTGGGGATCCCGGCAAGCCTGGCGGTGAGCACGACCTGCTGTATCAT
This Halorientalis sp. IM1011 DNA region includes the following protein-coding sequences:
- a CDS encoding NYN domain-containing protein, whose amino-acid sequence is MTDVHPGQRVAMLADAQNLYHTARSLYTRNIDYASLLEEGVNGRELTRAIAYVIRAEAEDEETFFEALVDIGFETKIKDIKTFGDGSKKADWDVGMSLDAVTLADHVDTVVLCTGDGDFSRLCRHLKHEGCKVEIMAFRESTAEELIEAADTFRDLSEDEETFLL
- a CDS encoding PUA domain-containing protein, producing MNDEDGRTLRRVADYQFGAGAGAALFPPEEDLEVYRTSSGRPQQVVADAGRLVTYGVDGRFTLSPGGARRLLDALDAPTHRVVVGEDSDPFVREGRNAFAKFVQRADPDVRPGDEVAVVREDDTLLGVGRAELAGEDMLDFGTGMAVFVRHGVESDGDEAIEED
- a CDS encoding nascent polypeptide-associated complex protein, with translation MFGGGGFDPQKMQQMMDQFGIDIDELDAEEVIIRTADEELVFTDAEVQRMDAQGQETYQVIGTPETREAGEGSAIESGDDDGGSGGIPDADIEIVANRAGVSEDDAREALEAEDGDLAAAVERLE
- a CDS encoding tRNA (adenine-N1)-methyltransferase, which translates into the protein MALLLVRDDREYLLERGERLETDLGILEVPEDAAAGEVVTTHLEEAFTVRELRGPDCFNHFERTGAPMMPRDIGLIMGHTGVSEGDTVLDAGTGTGVLAAYMGRAGADVVTYEQDPEFADVARENMELAGVDDRVDVRTGDVTEELDVGPVDVVTLDTEDAPAVVEHAADLLKPGGCLAVYSPFVEGTREVARTARDAGLEGVETLETIQREMDFDDRGSRPSTAGVGHTGFLTFARRE
- a CDS encoding transcription factor S, whose protein sequence is MEFCDECGSMMKTDDGMWICGSCGYEKPRDAETEAAMTSTQSQEESEVIDTSEVDAEDMGPTTEARCPECGNDRAFWEMKQIRAADESETRFFTCTECEHKWREDDH
- a CDS encoding inorganic phosphate transporter, with the translated sequence MVSTLVAVGLLVAAFVGYNIGGSSTGVAFGPAVGSRIVRKTTAAALFTAFAFVGAWTVGRNVIDTMSDGIVPAAQFSPVASVGVLFFTGLALLISNIYGVPASTSMTAVGAIVGLGLATGTLDAALMFTIVSAWIVAPLIGFAVGAVIGRYLYPHLDARLAFGRMRDPLLRIDRSGAVPRPGLNENASRRDLVGAALVLVIACYMGFSAGASNAANAVAPLVGNGSISMNQGILLAVGAIGLGGFTIARRTLATVGNDITDLPILAALIVSLVGATIITVLSHLGIPASLAVSTTCCIIGLGWGRASRTATLTDLAKPTPLGEAETDLATGSLAASPAGEEGAGPTVGELASGEAEAPTEPPETAEVPGIGTEELEEVTAESLFDPAATARIVTLWILSPVLSVVGSYLLFALLL